The sequence CCCGCCCCGCACCGCGCACGCGCCGCCGCCGTGAGGGAGGAACGCGCATGCGCCGTCACGGCGGGGGGGCGGAGCTTGGCGTGCCGGGCGGCGCTGTTACCATGGCGACCACAACGCACAACGCCATGGAGGAGCTGACCGGCAGCCGGTACCGCGGCCGGACCGAGCGCGGCAGGTGGGAccggcggggggagcgggggcggcggggggagaGCGGCCACAACGCCCGTGTCGTCCCGcaggatggagggatggggcaCCTACACGCTGCCCACCGGCACCCAGTACCGCGGCGAGCTGCGGGACGGCACGTTCCACGGGCGGGGCGAGCTGCTGTTCCCCGACGGCGGCACGTTCCGGGCGCTGTGGCGGCGCGGGGTGCAGTGCGAGGTAAGGCGGGACGGACCGGCACGGAGCGGGCGGTCACGGCCCGGAGCTGCCGCCTCACACCGCGACCTGCCTCGCAGGGCAAGTTCACTTTCGCGGACGGCCTCGAGTACGCGGCCGAGAGGTGGGAGTACTGCGACGGGTACGACAGGAGGTTCTACAGCGAGATCTGCTCCGGGCTCAGACCCGCAGGTACCAACCGGCACAACCAAAGGCCGGAGCTCGGTTATTCGTTATTTTGGTTGAAGTCACAgttctgggggggggggaaggcaaaataaagcaaatccTTTGTGGTTGTTTCTGATTTAGGCAATTCTCAGATTACAAACCTGGATCCTCCCCGACAAATCCCAGACGGATGTTACGACTGTGGTGATGGGTTCTATAACCCTAAAACCAGAATTGTCAATGACTACGAGCGGAGGTTCCTGAGATACGCAGGTACGATGAGTCCTTTGGTGCTGTCAACCTCAGCCATGCACTTGTTGTATCTTTAGGGCACTTGGTTAAAGCAGAGGCTTTCAAAAGTGTTTTGGTTCTGTTATCACCAAGCTAAAATAGGTCTTCAATCTTTATTCTTATCAGCTATTTATGTATCCCCTGAGTGTACAGATTGCGTTTTGTaaaatgacagtgaaataaCTGTATTCCCATTTGGGAACTGAATGCCAGGAAAATCTTCATTCTCCTTCGCTGTGAGGTGTGCAGAATTCCTCCGGACAACTGGCAAACCACGTTGTGACCCACCAAAGAGCTTAAGCATCTGCTTATCTTCAAGTGTGAGAACAGCCCATTGTATTTAAGCTGGCTTTGGGGCTGATATGTTGCTAAATAGGAAACTGCCCTGTCACATTGTAGAGCTGTGCTTTGAGGTGAGTCTGGCAAAGACTGGATCTCATGGATCAGTCCTCAAATTAAACAACCTCGATGGAAATCAGTTCTCATCAAGTCAAAAGGAAAAcgttataaataataaataatcagaaagaACCCTCAACGGCTGACACCAGGGTAACTCGAAAAGATCATCTGACCTGAAACAACTGTTTTGTGTTCTGGTTATTTAAGCTCTATTTTATCACCCTTTTTCAAAcagatatgtatatattttaacaaaaatgcTTCTCAAAGGAATCACccccctcttttcttcttttccaaatgtCCAAATCACACAACCTGGTGTTTCTAGAGGACAGAGCGCTGCATGTTCAGCGTGCCACAGTTGAACAATTTTGTTGCTTGGAAACTccatttttcagaatttttacaATTTGTTGCAAAAAAATTCTGCCCGGCTTTACTTTGAAGAGCTTTTGTGAGTGTGCACTGTGATATCGGAGGAGGGAAGTGAAGGGGGGAAGCTAAATGAATTGGAGATACCATCTGCTATAAAATATACCCTATGATACATGGCCTGTTTTATAAACGTTGAATAAAAACTGATCTAGATTATTACAAATGGCATTGATCCAAAATACTGGAATGCAGTGGGCCTACTGATGAGGAAGATAAGCAACATGCTTTCCAAAAACACAGGAACCTACACAGATTAGTACAGGAGGGAACGCCTTGGAATtcaatttattgttttttaatctgttctttGAACTCATTGTCCTCGATGACAATTATCTCAAACCCTACAAATTATATCAATCAATATTCTCTACCCAGAGCGGCACAGCGTGAGGTCTGACAGCATTGCTGGAGATGTGCTTTGTGTGACCATTCCCCCGCCAGCCCGGGACACAGAGTTAATCTTGTTGATGTGAGTGTGAAAAAGGAATGTGCCGTGTAGGCCAGACCCTTCCTCTTAAGAACACGAAGACAATTGAAAAACCCAGCACTTGTTCAACATCAGAGGAACTCTTTCTGCCCCAGGAGAGATGATTCAGGGCACAAGGccactgcagttaaaaaaaaaataataaaataaaaattaaaaaagcccAGCTgtaagcagaagaaactgaggaaGAGGCTGGAATGACAGGGAACAGATCCAGAATTACTCCATTATAGGTtgggcaggaaggagcaggaaaacCTCCAGGCTTCCAGCCAAGTCTTGAAAGCATCAAAAGCAGATGGTAGGAAGCATTCAGGAAGTTCTTACAACAGCTTGACAGGTTTACCAAAACGACGCTATCTTCCTCAGGtctggcagcaggcagaaagAATACTCCGGTTCTCACCTTTCACCCTGGCCCTATTATGAAGCAATTTCTGATTGTTTCTCGGCCATTTGGGAAACAGAGCAAGGAAGCATACTGCCTTGGCACTGACTTTCCTGCCAAACTGGCAGCGTCCAGCTATCATTCcaaaagactggaaaagaaaaaaaatagtctcCATTTACAATTACACAGTTTGCTTCCACCACTTCTTTGTCAAGATGAGTGTTCGTAGAGTACCGCAGAGACTCCTATTAAATTTGGCAAGCTTTGCATTTCACTAGCACGGAGGTCTGATCCTCATTTACTTAAAGAGCTCTTAAAGCAGAGCAAAGGCCCATCATGAAGATATAATCAGGCCCAGAGAATGAAATGACAGCAACAGTTTTGTTATACTTTTTCTCTAGCAAAGTTTTCCAAATTCTCATTGCAGCCTTGCAGTTATTACTCCATCCCCAAACCTCTGTTTCCTTGGGGATGCTcaaatttctcttcattcttcatatgctcttcaatttttttttctctagtatTGCGAAGTACACAAAATTGGACAcataaataagaataataacACTGGTCTGTAAGGAGATACGCTGTTTATTTTGAATAGGCACTGGGACTGGACTCCTGTTTCAGTCAGagtattctttcctttttgtttctctcagaaATTGGTCTCCTGGCACCTTTGTAAGAGAGGTTAGTCAACAGAAGGATGGGAGGATTTCCCAATTTTTCAgggaaaagtaggaaatatacGATGTTATGTTTAATGCAAAGCAGGTTGgtaaaagaagataaatgatTCAAGTTTTAGGACCCCTGAATATTGGAGAGGCCCatcattttcaaacagaaaatactgtcaGAAATAGAAATCTTGTTCTCCTGAGGAAAGCACAACAGGAGATTGCCCGGGTCGCCTCTCTTCTGATGAAAAGCCAAGATACTTCTGATGAAAATTGCCCTGtttctcctgcagctctcctgaTGCTGGGTTAAATAGTATGAAACACacttttcctctgtgaaatATAAGAAAATTTGTG is a genomic window of Coturnix japonica isolate 7356 chromosome 17, Coturnix japonica 2.1, whole genome shotgun sequence containing:
- the MORN5 gene encoding MORN repeat-containing protein 5 isoform X2 codes for the protein MATTTHNAMEELTGSRYRGRTERGRMEGWGTYTLPTGTQYRGELRDGTFHGRGELLFPDGGTFRALWRRGVQCEGKFTFADGLEYAAERWEYCDGYDRRFYSEICSGLRPAGNSQITNLDPPRQIPDGCYDCGDGFYNPKTRIVNDYERRFLRYADDEEHEWIIRTCRKAEDIVSEQKPGP
- the MORN5 gene encoding MORN repeat-containing protein 5 isoform X1, which translates into the protein MRRHGGGAELGVPGGAVTMATTTHNAMEELTGSRYRGRTERGRMEGWGTYTLPTGTQYRGELRDGTFHGRGELLFPDGGTFRALWRRGVQCEGKFTFADGLEYAAERWEYCDGYDRRFYSEICSGLRPAGNSQITNLDPPRQIPDGCYDCGDGFYNPKTRIVNDYERRFLRYAERHSVRSDSIAGDVLCVTIPPPARDTELILLM